CAATATCTGAAAGGTCTGGACCCCATTTTTGCATCGGCATTTTGTTAAATGCTGCCAGTGATTTCAAGCGAAAATCTAACATCCATTCTGGTTCGCCTTTAACTGCTGAAATCTCCCGAACAACTTCTTCGGTTAAACCTTCGCCGGTACTAAAGACGGGTTTGACGTCATCATGGAAGCCAAATTTGTATTCTTCTAATTCAGGAACACCCATGCGATCACTACTCCTTACTTTATTTAGGTATTGATTTTCTCTGAAATCAATGCCACATCTTCTTATTTATTTTCCCCTAAAATATCTTCTTCATGGGAATGTATGGAACTTGTTTCGGCAATGCCACTGTTTGTTTCAACGACCGCTTTTTCCAATGCTTTCCAAGCTAAAGTCGCACATTTAATTCGCGTTGGAAATTTTGCGACGCCACTTAACATTGCGGCATCTCCTAATTTCTCAGCATCAGCTACGTCTTTTCCTTGCACCAAGTCAGAAAACATCTGCTCTAAATTGCCGACTTCTGATAATGGTTTGCCAATAACTGCGTCAGTCATCATAGAAGCACTGGCGGTACTGATCGAACAGCCGCTGCCATCAAAGGCAATATCCGAAATAATTCCATTGTTTACTTCAACTTCCAAATGAATGACGTCGCCACAAGTTGGGTTATTCATTTCAATTGTCACATTAGATTTTCCCAACGTCCCTCTATGATGAGGATGGCTAGAATGATCTAAGATGACTTGGCGATACAAATTGTCTAGTTTAGATAGTGCCATGTTGGAAAAACTCCTTTGTTTTATGAATCGCATCAATTAAGCGATCCGCATCTTTTTTTGTATTATAAAAATAGAAACTTGCCCGAGCTGTGGCAGGTACATTCAAGTACTTCAACAATGGTTGAGCACAGTGATGTCCTGCTCTAACTGCCACGCCTTCCATATCTAGCGCGGTTGCCACATCATGGGGATGAAGACCGTC
The DNA window shown above is from Enterococcus montenegrensis and carries:
- the sufU gene encoding Fe-S cluster assembly sulfur transfer protein SufU, encoding MALSKLDNLYRQVILDHSSHPHHRGTLGKSNVTIEMNNPTCGDVIHLEVEVNNGIISDIAFDGSGCSISTASASMMTDAVIGKPLSEVGNLEQMFSDLVQGKDVADAEKLGDAAMLSGVAKFPTRIKCATLAWKALEKAVVETNSGIAETSSIHSHEEDILGENK